In Nitrosophilus alvini, the following are encoded in one genomic region:
- the gatC gene encoding Asp-tRNA(Asn)/Glu-tRNA(Gln) amidotransferase subunit GatC: MKIDNSLLERLEKLAHLSIEEEKKEEILEELNKFLSFVENLNELDISGLDASFTTLEGGSPFRKDEPISQEEIPEAILSNAPESSEDFFIVPKIIE; encoded by the coding sequence ATGAAAATAGACAACTCTTTACTAGAAAGACTCGAAAAACTTGCACACCTCAGTATAGAAGAAGAGAAAAAAGAGGAGATACTTGAAGAACTAAACAAATTTCTCTCTTTTGTTGAAAATCTGAATGAGCTCGATATATCAGGGCTGGATGCTTCATTCACAACTCTTGAAGGGGGCTCGCCGTTCAGAAAAGATGAACCTATATCCCAAGAAGAGATACCCGAAGCTATACTGAGTAATGCACCCGAGAGCAGCGAGGACTTTTTTATTGTCCCGAAAATAATCGAATAA